A DNA window from Zingiber officinale cultivar Zhangliang chromosome 3A, Zo_v1.1, whole genome shotgun sequence contains the following coding sequences:
- the LOC122052426 gene encoding probable mediator of RNA polymerase II transcription subunit 26b, translating into MERSSVSADYWRRFFRSSGADIFEVIEHAIFVAASDYPDEFRSKRDGIVEKFYTVLLPPCFGCDRVASQGAEAEEGRGSVNSKADSCIVDLEFSNRAVSNCTDEAAALTAEMEEEDRTLEQVLWIKDILSDHQDQSDDVLLELLRKLQLMELTVDVLEKTKIGKAVNVLHKHNSKRIRHLSRSLIDGWKVIVDEWISATSAITGISDSLNPYAEDEEAGLPSPPLDEGALFAAPTTSMMLSGFFDGMDDDGNFRNNNNLDEKWEIGRYLEENHGTVKKQQPEKQSIVVEEQVETRRQLANSKVKLQAGGKRISKGQANSQNIVSKQTKPLVAESTHGRLAELTSEKQKCTQVKIKLPRDTAKLQKKPPTILQNRSKCSEEELVQAKLEAAKRKLNEGYQQAENAKKQRTIQVMELQDLPKQAGNTPQPLHKFINQSRNWPNGQRH; encoded by the exons ATGGAGAGATCGTCCGTGTCGGCGGACTACTGGCGGAGGTTCTTCCGCAGCAGCGGGGCTGACATCTTCGAGGTGATCGAGCACGCGATCTTCGTCGCCGCCTCCGACTACCCTGACGAGTTCAGGAGCAAGCGGGACGGGATTGTCGAGAAGTTCTACACCGTCTTGCTTCCGCCGTGTTTCGGTTGCGATCGCGTCGCGTCGCAAGGGGCCGAGGCCGAGGAGGGGAGGGGCAGCGTGAACAGCAAGGCCGATAGCTGCATTGTCGACCTCGAGTTCTCCAATCGGGCCGTCAGCAATTGCACCGACGAGGCGGCGGCCCTCACCGCAGAGATGGAAGAGGAAGACCGAACGCTGGAACAGGTCCTCTGGATAAAGGACATCCTTTCCGACCATCAAGATCAG TCTGATGATGTCTTGCTTGAGTTGCTGAGGAAGCTGCAGCTAATGGAGCTTACTGTTGATGTCCTCGAG AAAACCAAGATCGGAAAGGCTGTTAATGTTTTGCACAAACACAACTCTAAGCGAATTCGACACCTATCGCGATCTCTCATCGA TGGCTGGAAGGTTATAGTTGATGAATGGATCAGTGCTACTTCTGCCATTACTG GGATCTCAGACTCTCTTAATCCTTATGCTGAGGATGAGGAGGCAGGGCTCCCATCTCCTCCATTAGACGAGGGAGCTCTGTTTGCTGCTCCTACTACCTCCATGATGCTTTCTGGG TTCTTTGATGGAATGGATGATGATGGAA ATTTTAGAAACAATAACAACCTTGATGAGAAATGGGAAATTGGAAGATACCTGGAAGAAAATCACGGAACAGTGAAGAAACAACAGCCTGAGAAACAATCTATTGTTGTAGAAGAACAAGTAGAGACGAGGAGGCAGCTAGCAAATTCCAAAGTGAAACTTCAGGCTGGAGGAAAAAGAATCTCTAAAGGGCAAGCAAACTCACAAAACATCGTAAGCAAACAAACCAAGCCTTTGGTTGCTGAATCTACACATGGTAGACTGGCAGAGCTTACCTCTGAGAAACAAAAATGCACCCAAGTGAAAATTAAACTGCCACGAGATACTGCTAAACTTCAAAAGAAGCCACCAACTATTCTACAAAAT AGATCAAAATGCTCTGAGGAAGAGTTAGTTCAGGCTAAGTTGGAAGCTGCAAAGCGGAAGCTTAATGAAGGCTATCAGCAAGCTGAAAATG CCAAAAAACAAAGAACAATTCAAGTAATGGAGTTGCAAGATTTACCCAAGCAGGCGGGCAACACTCCACAACCTCTTCATAAAttcataaatcaatctaggaATTGGCCAAATGGGCAGCGGCACTAG